The stretch of DNA TGTTACAAGCTGAGTTTGTTTATTAATTTCGGCTGTCTGGTCCTCTGCAATAGAGTCGTCAAAAGCTACTGTTACTTCCCAACCATCTTTCGGACCACTAAACAGATCGTATAGCTCTGCCAATTGAACAATTACATCGATTAATTCCGTTAGCCCTGCTTCAATCACATTCTCATGAGACTGTTTTGTTCTAAAGGTCTTACTATTCTCTGAAACTACTTCTGTTGCCGTTTTTACGCTTTTTCCATCAAAGCTAAAGGAACCGCTACTAAAACCTGTTTGCATTGACAGGAGATTTAATAAAGCATTAATTGCAGCAATATGCTCTTCTACCCGAAGTTCAACCGTGTTGTCTTGAATCTTATTGTCATCCATGTCCCCTGACCCACCAAGCGCTTGGTAAACTTCATCGTCCGCATCAAAATAACGTTGCGGATTGCCATTTTCGTCTATTACCATCCTAACTGCAGATGCGGGAATTAATATTCTTCGTTTTCCTAATACAAACTCCCGCTGAAAGCTATCATAGGCAATATCCAACGTTTTAAGGGTATCTAACGCAGCTGAAAATATCGCAACTCCTAATGGACTCTGCATATCAATGTGATTAGCTAGGTTAGGCTTAAAATAAACAAATCCAGAGCGTTTAAAATTGTTAATTCGCACCTCTTCCTCTAGATCAGGAAAAAGCGTTGAAAGAGGAACTTTCTTCCCTAAATCAGATGTTGTCTTTTCAGCAACATAGAGCTCATTTTTTATGACATATTCTTTACCTTCCCACAAATGCCATTCCAGGTGAGTGTACTTCTTATCACCTTTACGTATCTCATTAGGAAACACAGCCTCGTGAATCCCTTGATTGTCCCACCCTACAGGAATAAAGCAATCTGCAGTAACGTAGGACAACTTAATCTTGTCATCTTCTACATACGGCTTAATTACCATTCCACCAAGAGCGAATTGGAATTCTAGGTAGTCTTGAAACTTCGATATGAATTTGTTTTGCTTGAAAATGTCGTGGACGTTTTCAGCCAAGCTCTTGTCGGAAATATTAACTTCACATCGCTCGTTAAAGATTAATGTGGCCATTTCCTGCGACAACACTTTTGGCATGTTTAAAGAGGCTCTACGACGTTTTTTCCTCCCGTTAATAGTTTGGTAATGAATGTCGTGCCATTCGCTAAAATAGCCCTGATAGAGGGCTTTCCACATATCGATATTTTTATAGAATTGGTCATCGATTGGAATGCTCTTTGTATCTGATAACGATTTAATATTTTTTACTAAGCCCAATTTCTGCAACACCCCCTTTATTTTACTAATGAGTGATTGAAACATTTCATCACCGCCTTTCCGATCCCTATCTATAACACGTATCTCTTATAAAAATAGTTATTGCTATATCTACATTCATCCAGTGAATGGTTGTCAGCATCAACTGGTTTACCAGTTTTAGCATCCCGCATATACATTCCTACTTCTTTCAAAAAGTTGTAATGATCATATTCGTTATTCTCTTGTTCTACTAAAACAAAGTACTCATTAGTCATAGCGTTTTGAAGTCTCTCAATACCAACCTCAATTCCTTTAGACGTACCGTTTACGTCGTGAGCATTGTTATTTGCTGGACTAGTTGAAATGCCTAACAAATGCAATTCCTCTCTAAGAGACTTACACGCTGGGTCAATGAACACTTCTGTTCTCCTCATCTCATATGTTTTCTCACACCATAGGATGAACTTCTTAATTTCTTTTGCATAAACGCTCATCGCTTTTACTTGTCCTGTATCATTACCAGAGTGGTAATAATGTGCAACACGATTAAGTTTATAATCGTAAGTTCGTTTTTTTCCTTGGTGCCTCGTAACAATATTACAAGCAATGCTCGTAGCATCTCCTTGTCCACCGTCACCAGAGAAATACATCTCGATTTTCCTACCTTCTAATTTAGGGATAACATTTTTCTCAAGATCGAACATGCTATAGATTACACCAGAAGGAATAACCCTTTTTCCAAACCAGTCACGCTGTAAAAGGTAAGGGTTTTTACTCAATATTTCATATATCTC from Sutcliffiella cohnii encodes:
- a CDS encoding phage portal protein, with protein sequence MFQSLISKIKGVLQKLGLVKNIKSLSDTKSIPIDDQFYKNIDMWKALYQGYFSEWHDIHYQTINGRKKRRRASLNMPKVLSQEMATLIFNERCEVNISDKSLAENVHDIFKQNKFISKFQDYLEFQFALGGMVIKPYVEDDKIKLSYVTADCFIPVGWDNQGIHEAVFPNEIRKGDKKYTHLEWHLWEGKEYVIKNELYVAEKTTSDLGKKVPLSTLFPDLEEEVRINNFKRSGFVYFKPNLANHIDMQSPLGVAIFSAALDTLKTLDIAYDSFQREFVLGKRRILIPASAVRMVIDENGNPQRYFDADDEVYQALGGSGDMDDNKIQDNTVELRVEEHIAAINALLNLLSMQTGFSSGSFSFDGKSVKTATEVVSENSKTFRTKQSHENVIEAGLTELIDVIVQLAELYDLFSGPKDGWEVTVAFDDSIAEDQTAEINKQTQLVTNKLQSRKRAIMRIHGLSEEEATLLLQEIAEENKTATAEAIDFFGMNRAGNE
- a CDS encoding PBSX family phage terminase large subunit, which gives rise to MMDKNIIFSPKQLEVIYRPYDYTFDVLEGTPRSGKTTAAHFRLADYYSWCRDTNHLLVAYNQEQAYRLFIDGDGTGLMHIFDGLYDIKHDEHGSHLQLHTPTGIKKIYYKGGGKSNSVGAITGMSLGSVAFGEINLLHMDMIQECFRRTFAAQDRYHLADLNPPAPHHPVIKEVFEVQNTRWTHWTIQDNPIITEERKKEIYEILSKNPYLLQRDWFGKRVIPSGVIYSMFDLEKNVIPKLEGRKIEMYFSGDGGQGDATSIACNIVTRHQGKKRTYDYKLNRVAHYYHSGNDTGQVKAMSVYAKEIKKFILWCEKTYEMRRTEVFIDPACKSLREELHLLGISTSPANNNAHDVNGTSKGIEVGIERLQNAMTNEYFVLVEQENNEYDHYNFLKEVGMYMRDAKTGKPVDADNHSLDECRYSNNYFYKRYVL